TTACAATGCGATAATTGGACAGCAACGTGCCGACCGGTAGCGGCGCACTGCGTGGCTGTCCTGAGCCTTTTGACTCTGTCATGGGTTTGTGTGGCGAAATAGCAGTCGGATTCTCCCCGACGAGTCCACACGTTGTAAAGCGACAAAAGGTGGGGGATCCCCTGCCAATTCCCCGGCTCGCCCGGCCCGCCCGAACCATCGATACGCATAAGAAGACCACGATCTCATGATCCACAGCATGACCGGCTATGGCGTCGCCACGCGCCAGGCAGCCTTTACCGACCATAGCGGCGCCCCGTGCGACAACGTCGCCACCGTGTCGGTCGAATTCCGTACCGTCAACTCCCGCTTTCTGGATCTGCTGTTCCGTGCCCCGGAAGAGTGCCGCGCCTTCGAGCCGGCCCTGCGCGAGATGCTGATGAGCGCACTGTCGCGCGGCAAGCTGGAATGCCGGATCAACCTGCAGCGCCAGGAGGCCGCCGGCGATGTCGCGGCGCTCAATGTCGGCGTCCTGCAACAGTTGGCGACGCTGGAGCAGGAGGTCGCGCGCCACCTGCCGGCCGCGGGCTCGTTGCGCATGGGCGAGGTCCTGCGCTGGCCGGGCGTGCTGGCCGAGCCCGAGCTGACGCAGGACGCGCTGCGCGAGGCGGTCACGGCCGCCGCGAAAGAGGCGTTGCAGCAACTTCTGGAATCCCGCCGCCGCGAAGGCGAGGCGCTCAAGGCCATGTTGCTGGAGCGCGTCGATGCCATGCTGTCGATCGTCGAAGACCTGGTGCCGATGGTGCCGAACCTGATCCAGCAGCACCAGGACAAGCTGACCGAGCGCCTGCGCGAGGCCTTCGGTCTGGCCGCGCCCGACGGCACCCCGGCGCTCACGCGCGACGAGCTCACCGAGCGCATCCGCCAGGAAGCCACCGTCTACGGCATCCGCATCGACATCGCCGAGGAGCTCTCCCGGCTGCAGGCGCACCTGCGCGAGACGCGCCACATCCTGGAGAAGGGCGGCCAGATCGGCAAGCGGCTCGACTTCATGATGCAGGAGCTCAACCGCGAGGCGAACACGCTCGGCTCCAAGGCCGCCGCCAAAGAGCTGGCCGATGCCTCGATGGAGCTCAAGCTCCTGATCGAGCAGATGCGCGAGCAGGTCCAGAATCTCGAATAACCACGCACCACGCAGAACAACAACATGCCTTCTTCCCAAGCGCACTCGGCGGTCGATACGCCCATCGAGAACCATTTTCCCGGCAGCCTGTTCATGGTGGTGGCGCCGTCCGGCGCGGGCAAGTCGACGCTGGTGAACGCGCTGCTGGCGCAGGACCCGTCGATCCGCCTGTCCGTCTCCGCCACCACGCGCAAGCCGCGGCCGGGCGAGCAGCATGGCCGCGAATACAATTTCATGACGGTCGACGAGTTCAAGGCCTGCCGCGATCGCGGCGAGTTCCTCGAATGGGCCGAAGTGCACGGCAACTACTACGCGACCTCGCGCGTGTGGATCGAAGAGCAGATGCGCGCCGGCACCGACGTGCTGCTGGAGATCGACTGGCAGGGCGCGCAGCAGGTGCATCGCCGCTTCGCCAACGCGGTCGAGATCTTCATCCTGCCGCCGTCGCTGACCGCGCTCGAAGACCGCCTCAAGAAGCGCGGCCAGGACGAGCCCAACGTGATCGTGCGCCGGCTGCTCGCCGCGGGCAGCGAAATGGCGCACGCGCCCGAAGCCGACTACGTGATCATCAACGAGGTCTTCGAGGCCGCGCTGGCCGAGCTGCGCACCGTGGTGCAGGCCGCGCGGCTGCGCTACATGGCGCAGAAGGCGCGGCACGCCGAGCTCTTCGTCGAGCTGGGCATTCACTGAGCGTCGCCGCGCGTTTTCCGGCGCGCAAGCGAAAGTGTGGTAGGCCCCGCGCCGACGAGGCGTCCGGGGCAGGCGCCGCGCTGCTGCTAAAATACCGGCATCAACACGATTTGCCACAGGTGGAGTTTTCATGGCGCGTATTACCGTCGAAGATTGCTTGAAACAGATTCCGAATCGCTTCGAACTGGCGCTGGCCGCAACGTACCGCGCGCGTCAGTTGGTGCAGGGCCACACCCCCAAGGTCGATGCCAAGGACAAGCCGACCGTGACCGCGCTGCGCGAGATCGCCGCCGGCCAGGTCGGGATCGAAATGCTCAAGAAGGTCCCTTCCTGAGCTGACTGCATTGCCTGGCGTGGTACGCTGCCCCGGTCGCTGATCGTCGACGCGATCTTTCATGGACGTGAAAGCCGCGATTCAACGAGACCCCGGCATGCCTACCTCGCCGCCCGCTTCTTCACCCGGCTCCAAGCGCGCTTCCGCGCACCAGGACGCCATCCCGCCGGGTCAGCCCACCGGCGCGGCAGCGCCCGCGGCGTCCTTGCCCGGGGCTGCCTCCGCTTCATTCGCTTCCATGCCGACCTCCGCTTCCGGTTCCGCGTCGCCCCGCACGGGCGCGCCGAACCTGCCCGACCCGCATGGCGCGGACCTGGTGGGCGAACGGGCAGCGCTTCCGCCGCGATCGCCCAAAGCGGTGCCGCAGGGCGCGGATGCATCCGCGCCGGCTGCCGCCAGGGCCGAGCCGCCCGCGGGTGAGACCCTCTTTATCGACGCGGTGCTCGAGCAGACGTACCGACATTTGTTCGGGCCGACCTCGCAGCCGGCCGCGCCGCCGCGCCAGCAGGTGGTCTCCATCGCGGGGCTGACGGAGAAGCTGTCGTACCTGAAGCCGGCCGACATCAAGCTGGTGAAGGAAGCCTTCCACTTCTCCGACGAGGCGCACCTCGGCCAGTACCGCCAGAGCGGCGAGCCGTACATCACGCACCCGGTGGCGGTGGCGGAAATCTGCGCGGGCTGGAAGCTGGACGTGCAATCGATCATGGCCGCGCTGCTGCACGACGTGATCGAGGACCAGGGCGTCACCAAGAGCGAACTGGCCGAGAAGTTCGGCCCCAAGGTCGCGGAGCTGGTCGACGGCCTCACCAAGCTGGACAAGCTCGAATTCCAGAGCCGCGAGCAGGCGCAGGCGGAGAGCTTCCGCAAGATGCTGCTGGCGATGGCGCGCGACGTGCGCGTGATCCTGGTCAAGCTGGCCGACCGCACGCACAACATGCGCACGCTCGACCACGTGCCGCCCGAAAAGCGCCGCCGCATCGCCGGCGAGACGATGGAGATCTACGCGCCGATCGCGCACCGGCTCGGGCTCAACACCACGTACCGCGAACTGCAGGAGTTGAGCTTTCGCATCGGCTCGCCGTTCCGGTATGCCACGCTGGAGAAGGCCGTCAAGGCCGCGCGCGGCAACCGGCGCGAGGTGGTCAGCCGCATCCTGGAGGCCGCGCAGCGCGCCCTGGGCGACGCGGGCGTTTCGGCCGAGCTGACCGGCCGCGAGAAGACGCTCTACAGCATCTACCGCAAGATGCACGACAAGCAGCTGTCGTTCTCGCAGGTGCTGGATGTGTACGGCTTCCGCGTGGTGGTCGAGACGCAGATGCACTGCTACATGGCGGTGGGCGCGCTGCACGGTCTGTACAAGCCGATGCCCGGCAAGTTCAAGGACTACATCGCCATCCCCAAGATCAACGGCTACCAGTCCGTGCACACCACGCTGGTGGGGCCGTTCGGCACGCCGGTCGAATTCCAGATCCGCACGCGCGAGATGAACCAGATCGCCGAGGCCGGGGTGGCGGCGCACTGGATGTACAAGCAGCACCACGACGAGCCGGATCGCGCGCAGCAGCAGGCGCACCAGTGGCTGCAGTCGCTGCTCGATATCCAGAGCCAGAGCGGCGATTCGCAGGAGTTCCTGGAGCACGTCAAGATCGACCTGTTCCCGGATGCCGTCTACGTGTTCACGCCCAAGGGCGAGATCCGCGCGCTGCCGCGCGGCGCCACGGCGTTGGACTTCGCCTATGCCGTGCACAGCGACCTGGGCAACCAGTGCGTGGCGGTCAAGATCAACAATGCGCTGCTGCCGCTGCGTACCGAGCTCAAGAACGGCGATATCGTCGAGGTGGTGACGGCGCCGTACTCCAAGCCGAACCCGGCGTGGCTCACGTTCGTGCGTACCGGCAAGGCGCGCGCGGCGATCCGCCATTTCCTGAAGACCGCCAAGCTGGACGAAGCCATTCAGCTGGGCGAGCGGCTGCTGGAGCAGGCGCTGCGCCAGCTGGGCATCGACATGAAAGCCGTGCCCGCGCAGGTGTGGGAGCGGATCGTGCAGTGGACCGGCAACAAGGCGCGCGAAGACATCTTCGCCGACCTGGCGCTGGGCCGGCGCGTGGCCGCCGTGGTGGCGCGGCGCATCGAGATCGGGTTGCAGGAGGGCGGGCACGAGGGCGATGAAGCGCTGATCGCCGCCGTCCACGCCTTCGCCGGCGAAGAGGCGCCCGCCGTGACGGTCAGCGGCGACGAAGGCATGGCCATGGTGTTCTCGCCGTGCTGCCGGCCGATTCCCGGCGACCCGATCGTCGGCTACATCGGCAAGGGCGAAGGGCTGCAGATCCACGTGGAAGAATGTCGCGTGGCCAAGCGCCTGCACGGCAAGGATCCGGAGCACTGGATCGACGTCATGTGGGCGGAGCACACCACGCGCGCCTTCGATGTGTCGATCAAGGTGCTGGTGCGCAATACCAAGGGCATTCTCGCGCGGGTGGCCGCGGACCTGACCTCGGCCGATGCCAACGTCGCGCATGTGTCGATGGAGCAGGAGGGTGGTGGCCAGGAAGCCACGTACATGACCTTCCTGATCCAGGTGCATGACCGCGTGCACCTGGCCGACGTGATGCGTGCGCTGCGACGCAACCCCGATGTGATCCGCATCGCGCGGGACCGGGGTGGAGAGTAGCGCGGAGGCATTGCCGCCGACGGAGATGAGGAAAGGCGAAGCTGCGGCTTCGCCTTTTTTGTTGGTGCGCGGTGCGCGGTGCGCATGGCGCCGGCTTGCGGTGCGGGCCGGGTGGCGTGCGGTGGACGCGGCCAAAGAAAAAGGGCTTCCATTTCTGGAAGCCCTTTCTCACATTGGGTTGGCGCGGCTGGCAGGATTCGAACCCACGACCCCTTGGTTCGTAGCCAAGTACTCTATCCAACTGAGCTACAGCCGCAACCGAGAAATGAAATTATACAGAGATTTCCGATCTTGTGAACCCCCTTCTGCACTTTTTTTTCCGGGAGGCCAACTTTCTATAATTGAAGGCCAGAACCACCGTCCACCATTGCTTCCATCATGAACAAGGCTTTCGTCCGGGAAGACGCCGGCGATGAAGAAGACGATCTGCCCGAAGGCGCCGCGCCGCTGCCTGCGGGCTCGAAGAACTACATCACGCCGGCCGGCTATGCGCGCTTGCGCACCGAGCTGATGCACCTGATCGACGTCGAGCGGCCCGAGGTGGTCGGCATCGTGTCGTGGGCGGCCTCGAACGGCGACCGCTCCGAGAACGGCGACTACCTCTACGGCAAGAAGCGCCTGCGCGAGATCGATCGCCGCATCCGCTTCCTCACGCGCCGCATCGAGCGCGCCGAGGTGGTCGATGCCAGCCTGCAGGGCGACAACGACCAGATCTTCTTTGGCGCCACCGTCACCTATGCCAACCAGGACGGCGACGAGACCACCATCACCATCGTCGGCATGGACGAGGTGGATCTGGACAAGGGCCAGGTCAGCTGGATCTCGCCGATCGCGCGGGCCCTGATCAAGGCGCGCGAGGGCGATACGGTCGCCTTGCGCACGCCGACGGGTGTCGAGCCGATCGATATCCTGGCGGTCACTTATCCGCCGCGCGCCGCATAAGCTATGCCGGCCCCCGGGCGGATGCACGAAGTCGCGCAGGCCGAAGGCGATTGGCGTGGCCGATGGCCTGGGGGCGGGGCGGCTCGTCGCGCCGGCATCGCCCCCGCGCGTAATCTCGGCGACGCAGCGGTGCGGGCGTTCCGTGCACCGCTGACAGCGGCACGGATCTTGCGCGCCGCGAATGTGAGCGG
The sequence above is a segment of the Ralstonia nicotianae genome. Coding sequences within it:
- a CDS encoding YicC/YloC family endoribonuclease; this encodes MIHSMTGYGVATRQAAFTDHSGAPCDNVATVSVEFRTVNSRFLDLLFRAPEECRAFEPALREMLMSALSRGKLECRINLQRQEAAGDVAALNVGVLQQLATLEQEVARHLPAAGSLRMGEVLRWPGVLAEPELTQDALREAVTAAAKEALQQLLESRRREGEALKAMLLERVDAMLSIVEDLVPMVPNLIQQHQDKLTERLREAFGLAAPDGTPALTRDELTERIRQEATVYGIRIDIAEELSRLQAHLRETRHILEKGGQIGKRLDFMMQELNREANTLGSKAAAKELADASMELKLLIEQMREQVQNLE
- the gmk gene encoding guanylate kinase yields the protein MPSSQAHSAVDTPIENHFPGSLFMVVAPSGAGKSTLVNALLAQDPSIRLSVSATTRKPRPGEQHGREYNFMTVDEFKACRDRGEFLEWAEVHGNYYATSRVWIEEQMRAGTDVLLEIDWQGAQQVHRRFANAVEIFILPPSLTALEDRLKKRGQDEPNVIVRRLLAAGSEMAHAPEADYVIINEVFEAALAELRTVVQAARLRYMAQKARHAELFVELGIH
- the rpoZ gene encoding DNA-directed RNA polymerase subunit omega, yielding MARITVEDCLKQIPNRFELALAATYRARQLVQGHTPKVDAKDKPTVTALREIAAGQVGIEMLKKVPS
- a CDS encoding RelA/SpoT family protein; amino-acid sequence: MPTSASGSASPRTGAPNLPDPHGADLVGERAALPPRSPKAVPQGADASAPAAARAEPPAGETLFIDAVLEQTYRHLFGPTSQPAAPPRQQVVSIAGLTEKLSYLKPADIKLVKEAFHFSDEAHLGQYRQSGEPYITHPVAVAEICAGWKLDVQSIMAALLHDVIEDQGVTKSELAEKFGPKVAELVDGLTKLDKLEFQSREQAQAESFRKMLLAMARDVRVILVKLADRTHNMRTLDHVPPEKRRRIAGETMEIYAPIAHRLGLNTTYRELQELSFRIGSPFRYATLEKAVKAARGNRREVVSRILEAAQRALGDAGVSAELTGREKTLYSIYRKMHDKQLSFSQVLDVYGFRVVVETQMHCYMAVGALHGLYKPMPGKFKDYIAIPKINGYQSVHTTLVGPFGTPVEFQIRTREMNQIAEAGVAAHWMYKQHHDEPDRAQQQAHQWLQSLLDIQSQSGDSQEFLEHVKIDLFPDAVYVFTPKGEIRALPRGATALDFAYAVHSDLGNQCVAVKINNALLPLRTELKNGDIVEVVTAPYSKPNPAWLTFVRTGKARAAIRHFLKTAKLDEAIQLGERLLEQALRQLGIDMKAVPAQVWERIVQWTGNKAREDIFADLALGRRVAAVVARRIEIGLQEGGHEGDEALIAAVHAFAGEEAPAVTVSGDEGMAMVFSPCCRPIPGDPIVGYIGKGEGLQIHVEECRVAKRLHGKDPEHWIDVMWAEHTTRAFDVSIKVLVRNTKGILARVAADLTSADANVAHVSMEQEGGGQEATYMTFLIQVHDRVHLADVMRALRRNPDVIRIARDRGGE
- the greB gene encoding transcription elongation factor GreB, with product MNKAFVREDAGDEEDDLPEGAAPLPAGSKNYITPAGYARLRTELMHLIDVERPEVVGIVSWAASNGDRSENGDYLYGKKRLREIDRRIRFLTRRIERAEVVDASLQGDNDQIFFGATVTYANQDGDETTITIVGMDEVDLDKGQVSWISPIARALIKAREGDTVALRTPTGVEPIDILAVTYPPRAA